The following proteins are co-located in the Pseudomonas fluorescens genome:
- the uvrB gene encoding excinuclease ABC subunit UvrB, whose translation MSDFQLVTRFEPAGDQPEAIRLMVEGIEAGLAHQTLLGVTGSGKTFSIANVIAQTNRPTLVLAPNKTLAAQLYGEFKAFFPNNAVEYFVSYYDYYQPEAYVPSSDTFIEKDASINDHIEQMRLSATKALLERKDAIIVTTVSCIYGLGSPETYLKMVLHVDRGDKLDQRELLRRLTSLQYTRNDMDFARATFRVRGDVIDIYPAESDLEAIRIELFDDEVESLSAFDPLTGEVIRKLPRFTFYPKSHYVTPRETLMGAIEGIKVELAERLEYLRANNKLVEAQRLEQRTRFDLEMILELGYCNGIENYSRYLSGRDSGQAPPTLFDYLPDDALLVIDESHVSVPQVGAMYKGDRSRKETLVEYGFRLPSALDNRPMRFDEFESISPQTIFVSATPGNYEAEHAGRVIEQLVRPTGLVDPQIEIRPALTQVDDLLSEITKRVALEERVLVTTLTKRMSEDLTDYLADHGVRVRYLHSDIDTVERVEIIRDLRLGTFDVLVGINLLREGLDMPEVSLVAILDADKEGFLRSERSLIQTIGRAARNLNGRAILYADRITGSMERAIGETERRRDKQIAFNLENGITPKGVFKDVADIMEGATVPGSRSKKRKGMAKAAEESAKYENELRSPSEITKRIRQLEEKMYQLARDLEFEAAAQTRDEIGKLRERLLAV comes from the coding sequence ATGTCGGATTTCCAGCTCGTCACCCGTTTTGAACCCGCCGGCGACCAACCCGAAGCCATTCGCCTGATGGTTGAAGGCATCGAAGCCGGCCTGGCGCACCAGACGCTGCTCGGGGTGACCGGTTCAGGCAAGACCTTCAGCATCGCCAACGTGATTGCGCAGACCAATCGGCCGACCTTGGTGCTGGCGCCGAACAAGACCCTGGCCGCGCAGCTCTACGGCGAGTTCAAGGCGTTTTTCCCGAACAACGCAGTGGAATACTTCGTTTCCTATTACGACTACTACCAGCCCGAAGCGTATGTGCCGTCCTCCGATACCTTTATCGAGAAGGATGCGTCGATCAACGACCACATCGAGCAGATGCGGCTGTCGGCGACCAAGGCGCTGCTGGAGCGCAAGGACGCGATCATCGTTACCACGGTGTCGTGCATCTACGGCCTGGGCAGCCCGGAAACCTATTTGAAGATGGTGTTGCACGTCGACCGTGGCGACAAACTCGACCAGCGCGAGCTGCTGCGGCGCCTGACGAGCTTGCAATACACCCGCAACGACATGGACTTTGCCCGCGCCACCTTCCGCGTACGCGGCGATGTGATCGACATCTACCCGGCCGAATCCGACCTGGAAGCGATCCGCATCGAGCTGTTCGACGATGAAGTCGAGAGCCTGTCGGCCTTCGACCCGCTGACCGGCGAGGTGATCCGCAAGCTGCCGCGCTTCACCTTCTACCCGAAAAGCCACTACGTGACCCCGCGTGAAACCCTGATGGGCGCCATCGAGGGCATCAAGGTCGAGTTGGCCGAGCGCCTGGAATACCTGCGTGCCAACAACAAACTGGTGGAAGCCCAGCGCCTGGAGCAGCGTACTCGCTTCGACCTGGAGATGATCCTGGAGCTGGGTTACTGCAACGGCATCGAAAACTACTCGCGCTACCTCTCGGGGCGCGACTCCGGGCAGGCGCCGCCGACCCTGTTTGATTACCTGCCGGACGACGCCTTGCTGGTGATCGACGAGTCCCACGTCAGCGTGCCGCAGGTGGGCGCGATGTACAAAGGTGACCGGTCGCGTAAAGAAACCCTGGTGGAATATGGCTTCCGCCTGCCTTCGGCGCTGGATAACCGGCCGATGCGCTTCGACGAGTTTGAAAGCATCAGCCCGCAGACGATCTTTGTTTCGGCCACCCCGGGTAACTACGAAGCGGAGCATGCGGGGCGCGTGATTGAGCAACTGGTGCGCCCGACCGGCCTGGTGGACCCGCAAATCGAGATCCGCCCGGCGCTGACTCAGGTCGATGACCTGCTCTCGGAAATCACCAAGCGCGTGGCCCTGGAAGAGCGGGTGTTGGTCACCACGCTGACCAAGCGCATGTCCGAAGACTTGACTGACTACCTGGCCGACCACGGCGTGCGCGTGCGCTATTTGCACTCCGACATCGACACCGTGGAGCGCGTCGAGATTATCCGCGACCTGCGCCTGGGCACTTTTGATGTGCTGGTGGGGATCAACCTGTTGCGCGAAGGCCTGGACATGCCGGAGGTGTCGCTGGTGGCGATCCTCGATGCCGACAAGGAAGGCTTCCTGCGTTCCGAGCGCTCGCTGATCCAGACCATCGGGCGTGCGGCGCGTAACCTCAATGGCCGGGCGATTCTCTACGCGGATCGCATCACCGGCTCCATGGAGCGGGCAATTGGCGAGACCGAGCGCCGCCGTGACAAGCAGATTGCCTTCAACCTGGAGAATGGCATTACGCCCAAGGGCGTGTTCAAGGACGTTGCCGACATCATGGAAGGCGCCACTGTGCCCGGCTCGCGCAGCAAGAAGCGCAAGGGCATGGCCAAGGCGGCGGAAGAGAGCGCCAAGTACGAGAACGAATTGCGCTCGCCGAGTGAGATCACCAAGCGTATCCGGCAGTTGGAAGAGAAGATGTACCAGCTGGCGCGGGATCTTGAGTTCGAAGCCGCTGCGCAGACACGGGACGAGATCGGCAAGTTGCGGGAGCGGTTGTTGGCTGTTTGA